In a single window of the Atlantibacter hermannii genome:
- the ybhC_3 gene encoding Acyl-CoA thioester hydrolase ybgC precursor, producing MTNSDLQNRMVNNRQTRTLVTNSYVEGDVDLVAGRGAVVFDNTEFRVVNSRTQQEGYVFAPATPPNIWYGFLAINSRFVASGDGVAQLGRAWDIEASENGYTANQTSNGQVVIRDSVINEGFNKAKPWGDALGSKRPFAGNTGTMANDKLQRELNDNNFNRMWEYNNRGLGSQVVAEPKQ from the coding sequence GTGACCAACAGCGATTTGCAAAACCGCATGGTCAACAACCGTCAGACCCGTACGCTGGTGACCAACAGCTACGTTGAAGGCGATGTGGATCTGGTTGCTGGTCGTGGCGCGGTGGTGTTCGACAACACCGAGTTCCGTGTGGTGAATTCCCGCACCCAGCAGGAAGGCTATGTGTTTGCGCCTGCCACCCCGCCAAACATCTGGTACGGTTTCCTGGCGATTAACAGCCGCTTCGTGGCAAGCGGTGACGGCGTCGCACAACTGGGCCGCGCCTGGGATATCGAAGCGTCTGAAAACGGCTATACCGCTAACCAGACCTCAAACGGCCAGGTCGTGATCCGCGACAGCGTGATTAATGAAGGCTTTAACAAGGCGAAACCCTGGGGCGATGCGCTGGGTTCAAAACGTCCTTTCGCGGGCAACACCGGTACGATGGCGAACGATAAACTGCAGCGCGAGTTGAACGACAATAACTTCAACCGCATGTGGGAATACAACAACCGCGGTCTGGGCAGCCAGGTGGTTGCTGAGCCGAAGCAGTAA
- the pgl gene encoding 6-phosphogluconolactonase, translating to MKQTVYTASPESQQIHVWRLNPTGELTLLQVVDVPGQVQPMVISPDKRYLYVGVRPEFRVITYRISPDEGTLTFEAEAALPGSPTHISTDHQGKFLFSGSYGAGCVSVTPLNDGIPGKVVDVVEGLDGCHSANISPDNRTLLVPALKQDRICLFTVSDDGKLVAQTPAELTTVEGAGPRHMAFHPNHQFAYSVNELNGTVDVWALNSPNGKIECIQTLDIMPPDFADTRWAADIHITPDGRHLYTCDRTASIVTVFSVSEDGSVLAVEGFHPTETQPRGFNIDHSGKFLIAAGQKSHHISVHAIEGAQGLLRDVGRYAVGQGPMWVVIDAR from the coding sequence ATGAAACAAACCGTTTATACCGCCAGCCCGGAAAGCCAGCAGATCCACGTCTGGCGTCTTAATCCAACGGGCGAGCTCACGCTGTTGCAGGTGGTCGATGTACCAGGCCAGGTGCAGCCGATGGTGATCAGCCCCGACAAGCGTTATCTCTACGTTGGCGTGCGTCCTGAATTTCGCGTTATAACCTACCGTATTTCCCCGGACGAGGGTACATTGACCTTTGAAGCGGAAGCCGCGCTGCCGGGCAGCCCGACCCATATTTCCACCGATCATCAGGGCAAATTCCTGTTCAGCGGCTCTTACGGCGCGGGCTGTGTCAGCGTGACGCCGCTCAATGATGGCATCCCTGGCAAGGTGGTGGATGTGGTTGAAGGGCTGGATGGTTGCCACTCGGCCAATATTTCCCCGGATAACCGCACCCTGCTGGTGCCAGCCCTGAAGCAGGATCGCATCTGCCTGTTTACGGTGAGCGATGACGGCAAGCTGGTCGCGCAAACCCCGGCGGAACTGACCACGGTAGAAGGCGCAGGTCCGCGCCATATGGCTTTCCATCCTAACCATCAGTTTGCGTACAGCGTCAATGAACTGAACGGCACCGTGGACGTGTGGGCGCTGAATTCTCCCAATGGCAAAATCGAGTGCATCCAGACGCTGGATATCATGCCGCCGGATTTTGCCGACACCCGTTGGGCTGCGGATATTCATATCACCCCGGATGGCCGCCACTTATACACCTGCGATCGTACCGCCAGCATCGTGACGGTATTCAGCGTATCGGAAGATGGTAGCGTACTGGCAGTGGAAGGTTTCCACCCAACTGAAACCCAGCCGCGTGGATTTAATATCGATCACAGCGGGAAGTTCCTGATCGCCGCCGGACAGAAATCGCACCATATTTCGGTTCATGCTATCGAAGGGGCGCAGGGATTGTTGCGCGATGTTGGCCGCTATGCCGTGGGCCAGGGCCCGATGTGGGTAGTGATCGACGCCCGTTAA
- the ybhA gene encoding phosphotransferase, protein MRYRVIALDLDGTLLTPQKTILPESLEAIKRAREAGYQVLIVTGRHHVAIHPFYQALALDTPAICCNGTYLYDYHAKNVISSSPMPAPQAQELIDLLETHQIHGLMYVDDAMLYQLPTGHVLRTENWARSLPAHQRPVFLQVPSLRDAASQANAIWKFALTDENIDRLHEVVAHIEKAFGFACEWSWHDQVDVALAGNSKGNRLAEWLASQGMTMQDVVAFGDNYNDLSMLERAGLGIAMGNADRAIQDRVSTVIGPNTEPSIANAIYQYLL, encoded by the coding sequence ATGCGCTATCGTGTCATCGCCCTTGATTTAGATGGAACCCTGCTTACGCCGCAAAAGACCATTTTGCCGGAATCGCTCGAGGCGATAAAACGGGCGCGCGAAGCGGGATATCAGGTGCTGATTGTGACCGGTCGCCATCATGTCGCCATTCATCCTTTTTATCAGGCGCTGGCGCTGGATACACCTGCTATTTGTTGCAATGGCACTTATTTGTATGATTATCATGCAAAAAATGTCATTTCTTCCAGTCCCATGCCCGCCCCGCAAGCACAAGAGTTAATTGATTTACTGGAAACTCATCAGATTCACGGACTGATGTACGTGGATGACGCGATGCTGTATCAGTTGCCGACCGGCCATGTTTTGCGTACGGAAAACTGGGCACGCAGCCTGCCCGCCCACCAGCGTCCGGTCTTTTTACAGGTGCCTTCCCTGCGTGACGCTGCGTCTCAGGCCAACGCCATCTGGAAATTCGCCCTCACCGACGAAAATATCGACCGTCTGCATGAAGTGGTGGCGCACATTGAAAAAGCGTTCGGCTTCGCCTGCGAATGGTCGTGGCACGACCAGGTGGACGTGGCGCTGGCAGGCAACAGCAAAGGCAACCGGCTGGCGGAATGGTTGGCCTCACAGGGCATGACCATGCAGGATGTGGTGGCGTTTGGTGATAACTATAACGATTTAAGTATGCTGGAACGCGCCGGCCTCGGCATCGCCATGGGCAATGCCGATCGGGCCATTCAGGATCGCGTCAGTACGGTGATTGGTCCTAATACCGAGCCGAGCATCGCCAACGCGATCTATCAGTATCTGCTGTGA
- the modC gene encoding molybdenum ABC transporter ATP-binding protein yields MLELNFRQTLGNHHLNINENLPGQGVTAIFGVSGAGKTSLINAISGLTRPDSGRIVLNDRVLSDAEQHIFLPPEKRRVGYVFQDARLFPHYKVSGNLRYGMAKSMSGQFDKLVALLGIEPLLNRLPGSLSGGEKQRVAIGRALLTAPELLLLDEPLASLDIPRKRELLAYLQRLAREIQTPMLYVSHSLEEIVQLADNVLVLDNGGVKAFGSLESVWSSPVMHPWLPREQQSSVLRVSVLEHHPHYAMTALALGDQHIWVNRIDKPLQSALRIRIQASDVSLVLQPPLNSSIRNVLRAKVVNLLDDDGQVEVQLDIGTRTLWARISPWARDELSIKPGQWLYAQIKSVSIAA; encoded by the coding sequence ATGCTGGAACTCAATTTTCGCCAGACGCTGGGCAATCACCATCTGAATATAAACGAGAACCTGCCGGGGCAGGGCGTAACGGCGATATTTGGCGTCTCTGGGGCGGGTAAAACGTCACTGATTAACGCCATCAGCGGCCTGACCCGCCCGGACTCCGGACGCATCGTCCTTAACGATCGGGTTCTCAGCGATGCGGAACAACACATTTTTCTGCCGCCTGAAAAGCGCCGGGTTGGCTACGTCTTCCAGGACGCGCGGCTTTTCCCGCATTACAAAGTCAGCGGCAACCTGCGCTACGGCATGGCGAAGTCTATGTCAGGGCAGTTCGATAAACTGGTGGCGCTGTTAGGTATTGAACCTCTACTGAACCGGCTTCCCGGTTCGCTGTCCGGCGGGGAAAAGCAGCGTGTGGCCATTGGCCGGGCGCTGTTAACTGCGCCGGAACTGCTGCTCCTGGACGAACCGCTGGCATCGCTGGATATTCCGCGTAAGCGCGAACTGCTGGCGTATCTCCAGCGGCTGGCGCGGGAAATTCAAACCCCTATGCTGTATGTGAGCCACTCGCTGGAAGAGATTGTCCAGCTTGCTGATAACGTGCTGGTGCTGGATAACGGCGGCGTGAAAGCGTTCGGCAGTCTGGAATCGGTATGGAGCAGCCCTGTTATGCATCCCTGGCTGCCGCGCGAGCAGCAAAGCAGCGTACTGCGCGTGAGCGTACTGGAGCACCATCCCCATTACGCCATGACCGCGCTGGCGCTTGGCGATCAGCATATATGGGTTAACCGCATTGATAAGCCCCTGCAGTCGGCGCTGCGGATCCGCATTCAGGCCTCAGATGTCTCGCTGGTGCTGCAGCCACCGCTCAACAGCAGCATCCGAAACGTCTTGCGGGCGAAAGTGGTTAATCTGCTGGATGATGATGGCCAGGTGGAAGTGCAACTGGATATCGGCACCCGGACCCTGTGGGCGCGTATCAGCCCCTGGGCGCGGGATGAACTGAGTATCAAACCGGGCCAGTGGCTTTACGCGCAGATTAAAAGCGTGTCGATTGCCGCCTGA
- the modB gene encoding molybdenum transport system permease, which yields MILTEPEWQAVLLSLKVSSIAVLISLPFGILCAWVLVRCTFPGKSLFDSLIHLPLVLPPVVVGYLLLVAMGRRGIIGSWLYDWFGITFAFSWRGAVLAAGVMSFPLMVRAIRLALEAVDLKLEQAARTLGAGRWRVFLTITLPLTLPGIIAGTVLAFARSLGEFGATITFVSNIPGETRTIPSAMYTLIQTPGGESAAARLCLISIVLAVMSLMVAEWLARISRKRMGN from the coding sequence ATGATCTTAACGGAACCCGAATGGCAGGCCGTGTTGCTGAGCCTCAAAGTCTCATCGATTGCAGTATTAATCAGTTTGCCCTTCGGGATCCTCTGTGCCTGGGTGCTGGTGCGATGCACCTTCCCGGGCAAATCGCTGTTTGACAGCCTGATCCATCTACCGCTGGTGCTCCCGCCCGTCGTGGTCGGCTATTTATTGCTGGTGGCAATGGGACGGCGCGGCATCATCGGCAGCTGGCTCTACGACTGGTTCGGCATCACGTTTGCCTTTAGCTGGCGCGGGGCCGTACTGGCCGCAGGCGTCATGTCTTTTCCGCTGATGGTCCGCGCAATTCGCCTGGCGCTGGAAGCGGTAGATTTAAAGCTGGAGCAGGCGGCGCGTACGCTTGGGGCTGGGCGCTGGCGGGTGTTTTTAACCATTACCTTGCCGCTGACGCTCCCCGGCATTATTGCCGGTACTGTACTGGCGTTCGCCCGTTCATTGGGAGAATTTGGCGCGACCATCACTTTCGTATCCAACATCCCGGGCGAAACCCGCACCATTCCCTCAGCCATGTATACCCTGATCCAGACGCCGGGCGGCGAAAGCGCGGCGGCACGGTTATGCCTGATTTCCATCGTGCTGGCGGTGATGTCCTTGATGGTAGCCGAGTGGCTTGCCCGAATCAGCCGTAAGCGAATGGGGAACTGA
- the modA gene encoding molybdate transporter periplasmic protein — MAKKWFQLTAVIALSCGLAAQALAADGKITVFAAASLTNAMQDIAARYKKEKQVDVVSSFASSSTLARQIEAGAPADLFISADQKWMDYANEKKSIDAASRKTLLGNSLVVIAPKESKQGDITINDKTDWQSLLKGGRLAVGDPEHVPAGIYAKEALQKLGAWDKVSPSLAPAEDVRGALALVERHEAPLGIVYGSDAVASKGVKVVGTFPEGSHKKVEYPMAIVDGHHNAQVTAFYDYLQGPQAAAIFKQYGFTTH, encoded by the coding sequence ATGGCTAAAAAATGGTTTCAATTGACGGCAGTGATTGCGCTGTCCTGCGGTCTGGCGGCTCAGGCTCTGGCAGCTGACGGAAAGATCACGGTCTTTGCAGCGGCGTCCCTGACCAACGCGATGCAGGATATCGCGGCCCGGTATAAAAAAGAGAAACAGGTGGACGTGGTCTCTTCTTTCGCGTCCTCGTCGACGCTGGCGCGGCAAATCGAAGCCGGTGCGCCTGCGGATCTGTTTATTTCCGCCGACCAGAAGTGGATGGATTACGCCAACGAGAAAAAGTCCATTGATGCCGCGAGCCGGAAAACGCTGCTGGGTAACAGCCTGGTGGTGATCGCGCCAAAAGAGAGTAAACAGGGTGATATTACCATTAACGATAAAACCGACTGGCAGAGCCTGTTAAAAGGTGGACGTCTGGCGGTGGGCGATCCGGAACACGTACCGGCTGGCATTTATGCCAAAGAGGCGCTGCAAAAACTCGGCGCGTGGGATAAAGTCAGCCCGAGCCTGGCCCCGGCTGAAGATGTTCGCGGCGCGCTGGCGCTGGTTGAGCGTCATGAAGCGCCGCTGGGTATCGTCTATGGTTCTGACGCGGTGGCGAGCAAAGGTGTAAAGGTTGTCGGCACTTTCCCGGAAGGCTCGCACAAGAAAGTGGAATACCCGATGGCGATAGTCGACGGGCATCATAATGCGCAGGTCACGGCATTTTACGATTATCTGCAAGGGCCGCAGGCTGCGGCGATTTTTAAACAATACGGATTCACGACTCACTAA
- the ybhT gene encoding outer membrane or exported → MLELLKSLVFAVIMVPVVMAIILGLIYGLGEVFNVFSSVGHKDRSKQQH, encoded by the coding sequence ATGTTAGAGTTGTTGAAAAGTCTGGTATTTGCCGTAATCATGGTGCCCGTGGTGATGGCCATCATCCTGGGTTTGATTTATGGCCTGGGTGAAGTCTTTAACGTCTTCTCCTCTGTTGGTCATAAAGACCGCTCAAAACAGCAACACTGA
- the modE gene encoding transcriptional regulator ModE, producing MQAEILLTLKLQQRLFADPRRIALLKQIEHTGSISQGAKLANISYKSAWDAINEMNQLSEQPLVDRATGGKGGGGASVTHYGKRLIQLYDLLGQIQQKAFDVLSDDSLPLDSLLAAISRFSLQTSARNQWFGTITQRDRHSVQEHITVLLADGVTRLNAALTSQSAERLGLDKGREVLILLKAPWVQITRDARQAADADNQLRGVISEIQHAADHSEVVVTVAGGQRVCATLTAEQTAALNPEEGAEVTAFFNADSLIVATLC from the coding sequence ATGCAAGCGGAAATTCTACTCACTCTTAAACTCCAGCAACGCCTGTTTGCCGATCCAAGACGTATCGCACTGCTTAAACAAATAGAGCATACCGGTTCAATTAGCCAGGGCGCTAAGCTTGCTAACATTAGCTACAAAAGCGCCTGGGACGCCATTAATGAGATGAACCAGTTGAGCGAACAGCCGCTGGTAGACCGGGCGACCGGCGGCAAAGGCGGCGGCGGCGCGAGCGTCACCCACTACGGTAAACGCCTGATCCAGCTTTACGATTTGCTGGGGCAAATCCAGCAAAAAGCCTTTGATGTGCTGAGCGATGACAGCCTGCCGTTAGACAGCCTGCTGGCGGCGATATCGCGGTTTTCCTTGCAAACCAGCGCCCGCAATCAGTGGTTCGGCACTATCACCCAACGCGATCGTCACTCGGTGCAGGAGCATATCACCGTGCTGCTGGCGGATGGCGTTACCAGGCTAAATGCCGCGCTCACCTCGCAAAGCGCGGAGCGCCTTGGGCTGGACAAGGGCCGGGAAGTCCTGATTTTGTTAAAAGCGCCCTGGGTGCAGATAACCCGCGATGCGCGCCAGGCTGCGGATGCGGATAATCAGTTACGAGGCGTAATTAGCGAAATTCAGCACGCAGCCGATCACAGTGAAGTGGTCGTGACCGTCGCGGGCGGGCAACGGGTCTGCGCCACCCTGACCGCTGAACAGACTGCCGCTCTTAATCCAGAAGAAGGTGCTGAGGTTACAGCATTTTTTAATGCCGATTCGCTGATTGTCGCCACGCTCTGCTAA
- the modF gene encoding putative molybdenum transport ATP-binding protein (photorepair protein PhrA): protein MSVLHISQGTFRLSDTRTLQLADLTLQSGESWAFVGANGSGKSALARALAGELTQLKGQRDCSFQRIARLSFEQLQQLVSEEWQRNNTDLLGPGEEDTGRTTAEIIQETVHDPARCHALAERFGITSLLTRRFKYLSTGETRKTLLCQALMPDPDLLILDEPFDGLDVHSRGQLAQLLGQLHEEGHTLALVLNRFDEIPDFVEHAGVLADCVLTHVGKKEQLLEEALIAQLAHSEKLAGTTLPEPDVITPVTLAPDEPRIVLRNGVVSYNDRPILHQLSWTVNPGEHWQIVGPNGAGKSTLLSLITGDHPQGYSNDLTLFGRRRGSGETIWDIKKHIGYVSSSLHLDYRVSTTVRNVILSGYFDSIGIYQAVSDRQRKLTRQWLDILGISDSVADAPFQSLSWGQQRLALIARALVKHPTLLILDEPLQGLDPLNRQLVRRFVDVLINEGSTQLLFVSHHAEDAPDCITHRLTFVPENDRYHYQFDVLKR, encoded by the coding sequence ATGTCAGTATTGCATATTTCGCAAGGCACGTTTCGCCTTAGCGATACGCGCACATTACAGCTTGCCGATTTAACCCTCCAGTCCGGTGAAAGCTGGGCATTCGTCGGCGCAAACGGCAGCGGCAAATCGGCCCTGGCGCGGGCGCTGGCGGGTGAGCTGACGCAGTTAAAAGGCCAGCGCGACTGTAGCTTCCAGCGTATCGCGCGCCTGTCATTTGAACAGCTGCAACAGTTGGTCAGCGAAGAGTGGCAACGCAACAACACCGATTTGCTCGGGCCTGGCGAAGAGGACACCGGGCGTACCACGGCGGAAATCATCCAGGAAACGGTTCACGATCCCGCACGCTGTCACGCGCTGGCAGAACGGTTTGGCATTACCTCGCTGCTGACCCGGCGGTTTAAATACCTTTCCACTGGCGAAACCCGCAAAACGCTGCTGTGCCAGGCACTAATGCCCGATCCCGATCTGTTGATTCTGGATGAACCGTTCGACGGACTGGATGTGCATTCCCGGGGGCAGCTCGCGCAATTACTGGGGCAGCTTCACGAGGAAGGGCATACGCTGGCGCTGGTGCTTAACCGCTTCGATGAAATCCCGGATTTTGTCGAACACGCGGGGGTGCTGGCGGATTGCGTCCTGACTCACGTCGGCAAAAAAGAGCAATTACTGGAAGAGGCGCTCATCGCTCAGCTGGCCCATAGTGAAAAGCTGGCCGGGACCACGCTGCCTGAACCGGACGTGATTACCCCAGTGACGCTGGCCCCTGATGAACCCCGTATCGTGCTGCGCAACGGTGTCGTTTCGTATAACGACCGCCCTATCCTCCATCAACTGAGCTGGACGGTGAATCCGGGCGAGCACTGGCAAATCGTCGGGCCAAATGGCGCGGGCAAATCAACGCTGCTGAGTTTGATTACCGGCGACCATCCGCAGGGCTACAGCAACGATCTGACGCTGTTTGGCCGCCGCCGCGGCAGTGGCGAAACTATCTGGGACATTAAAAAACATATCGGCTACGTCAGCAGCAGCCTCCATCTTGATTACCGGGTGAGCACCACGGTGCGCAATGTGATTCTGTCTGGCTATTTCGATTCCATTGGCATTTACCAGGCGGTGTCGGACCGTCAGCGCAAACTCACCCGCCAGTGGCTGGATATTCTGGGCATCAGCGACAGCGTGGCCGATGCACCCTTCCAGAGTCTTTCCTGGGGCCAACAGCGGCTGGCGTTAATCGCCCGCGCTCTGGTTAAACACCCTACTCTGCTGATACTTGATGAACCCCTGCAAGGGCTGGATCCGCTAAACCGACAGCTGGTGCGCCGCTTTGTCGATGTCCTGATTAATGAAGGCTCAACCCAATTGTTGTTTGTGTCTCACCATGCAGAAGATGCGCCGGACTGTATTACCCATCGTCTGACCTTTGTGCCGGAAAATGACCGTTATCATTATCAGTTTGACGTACTGAAGCGCTAG
- the galE_1 gene encoding UDP-galactose-4-epimerase: MRVLVTGGSGYIGSHTCVQLLQNGHDVIILDNLCNSKRSVLPVIATLGGKQPLFIEGDIRNETLITEILHDHAIDTVIHFAGLKAVGESVTRPLEYYDNNVNGTLRLISAMRAANVTNFIFSSSATVYGDQPKIPYVESFPTGTPQSPYGKSKLMVEQILTDLQKANPQWSIALLRYFNPGRRASVRRHGRRSAGYSE, translated from the coding sequence ATGAGAGTTTTGGTAACAGGTGGTAGCGGTTACATAGGCAGTCATACCTGCGTTCAACTGCTGCAAAATGGCCATGACGTCATCATCCTTGATAATTTGTGCAACAGTAAACGCAGCGTGTTACCGGTGATTGCCACCCTTGGCGGTAAACAGCCGCTGTTTATTGAAGGGGATATTCGTAACGAAACGCTGATAACCGAAATCCTGCACGATCACGCCATCGACACGGTGATCCATTTTGCCGGGCTAAAAGCCGTGGGCGAATCGGTCACCAGGCCTCTCGAATATTACGATAATAACGTCAACGGAACGTTGCGCCTGATTTCCGCCATGCGCGCCGCCAACGTCACGAATTTCATTTTTAGCTCGTCCGCCACGGTGTACGGCGATCAGCCGAAGATCCCTTATGTTGAGAGTTTCCCTACCGGTACGCCGCAAAGCCCGTATGGCAAAAGCAAGCTGATGGTGGAACAAATCCTTACCGATCTGCAAAAAGCCAACCCGCAATGGAGCATTGCGCTGCTGCGTTATTTCAACCCCGGTCGGCGCGCATCCGTCAGGCGACATGGGCGAAGATCCGCAGGGTATTCCGAATAA